In Ananas comosus cultivar F153 linkage group 14, ASM154086v1, whole genome shotgun sequence, the genomic stretch atatcaacttAGATTTAgcccctaaccacattagagacatattaacattaacccaatcacaaGCTTTCGCTATAGTTTGATTCCACAtcgctcacgtttcctagatccttaaggttttccatttctaagggtctctaggtccatcctatactttcactttttggctctttacgctctgataccattatatctgtcacgccccgagcccgatccttttagccggttcgagagcgtcgaacagacgccgaacggacagagcttcccttgtccgcccaaggctcaacaacagatacagatagagtataaaattgTATAAGTGAAAGCATACACAAtagcttgcacgaaggcaagcaatagccaatagtgaaagtagtAAACTATacttagaaaattatttacatttttttttgcttcatttcttctcttttacatcacatgatctcaaaatatagttcttgcatttaaatataaaatcgtTAACAACATTCATGTTCTTTTCCCTTTAACATCTAtagtcatcaaaatacaaaagatgatgtataaagttatgcaactaaaccaaaatggAAACCCACTCGGgaggtctctatctagggcgtgatgcccttaccacgatcgtccgtcggctcgctcggtcccggctctgtggaaatagtggggtgagaactacaacaaagttttcaatgggttcggcaaccgacactttcccactaggtctaaatctggcataatagaagaatggATAGATACTAACCAAGCTAaagcaaatgcagctaatatgtctgaacaataaataatgctatgctcaataaaataatcatgatgaatgcaaggtcactgATCAGAACCCAATCTCTAGGCTAGCCCATAGGTTTCGCCCACGATAGACTCACCAACACAAATCCCAAAgatcggggagactactacacccgacgggaccgtcctctggagaGACTACTACACCCAATGAtgataactccggagcacatcgcccgagagggagctaccaccctcgagcaaggacttacaggtgagtatgatccaatccttaactataaggatgtcaagttcaatccattccttaactataaaaaaataatgcacatatgacccttaactctaaggttgaaattgtcataatgtcgctatcacacctttacttgcattctttactttcgctagtgtcatatacactactatgttcttgtacacatgccacacttattttctaagtgttccaactctagcattctcgaCTCATCAATGTCATTTTCTACTTCTATGTTaagatgtcacatttgtttactaagtccactaagttcgtgtcacttgtcatgcatacatagggtttataaaattctcacattcttgaTAATAactcacatgcatttgtactcacaacatgcaatgaaATGCTCACatataaccctactatgcaaatTTTATCCTCAATACACATATGCtgaaatatgacactttagacataaaaggaatttcGAGGTCTTcggtatgcaccacccaccttcggTGGTTGTAGGGATGCTACAGTGAAtttcttgagatttttgaagccctacttttttgcctgcggcaaaacgaagccaaattaggctttttctcaataactttatTTAGACCATTTagtaacgtcaaacggagttgtcccacgcgtcgggaatacccctaattaggtttctacaagatCAATTTGTCTTAAAAACATTCGGAGGTAAAAGACCCAAATTGGGTGCCCTAATGTTGCCATTTGCAaaatcctaggttttgatctctaaaacaagtaaaagagagcttgtccaacCTGCTCTAGAAGTTCATTTAGAACCATCCAagtcatttctagggtttagaatgcaaaccctaaaaatccaccattagagtcCTGGAAGAAAACATgagttttcatgtgttctaagTCATTACTAGATTTTTATACCATTAGAAGATCAAAACTTAGTTTTCTAGGacataaacccaaaccctagatgagTTTTTACCCTAAACTCACTTTAGCCAAAAGCTATCTCCATGTCCACCTTGTAGAAGAGCCCTAGGTCATCTCCAAGCCACCAAAGCCAAGCTTCTCCTTCAAATCTCCTCCCAATCCACCCTTTGGAGAGCTCTCTTTTAAGtcttatgtgttggcaagtttcgtgaagtgagtcggagtcttgaaggattggtgcgtatcgtcgaagatcaaAGAGTCCAAAACTTCAAAGAAAGCGAAATTAACTCActatgtgaatcacgatgccgaggtaaggttttaattcatgttatggtgattcatacataattgtaggcattagaatcataataccaaaatttactggattagaaagtgcattggtactttgcaaaacccgaaaccgtgcaaaaatagatttttgcaaagtgtaccggtacaacatcggaagtgtatcggtacgcattctgttccggtacaacaaGCGACTTGTCACCAGTTACAGCATTACGCAGGTTttctgttccgtcatcgtgtaaccggtaacagcttaaagtgtaccggtacacaatgtaattttcgaaaaaactttctaatccgactccaattgattctaaagcctataaataagctattgggctcctCTAATAGATTAAGCATCatgagaatacatgtttgagaaaccctagaggctaggatttcatccaaaacctattttctacaaaatagcttcttttaggtcaaatcgagagattgttatttaatatcaatatgtcgatttgatctatgcttcgcttggagttttcttctctggttttctacgatactctaagcaaaggatcaccataatcatgatgttcttcatgacgacgtcgtggattcggcgtgattaaCATTGGTTCGTGGATTCAGATCGTGAGCTTCATGGATTCGGAGTGAAGGCGTTAAGTAGATTCGAaacgaggcgttcgtggattcgaacgtgagggcatggacaacccggaggattgcgtgAGATtcttaagaggttaagagaggtcgagtccgtagAGTCGGTAATctccttgtaatcttttctcttatgaattattttttcgcgtgttggtcctgtgggttttctccaagttggagttttcccacgtaaatctcggtgtgatttttatcttctagatttatttttatcacattgagatttgtggtttttggctattaaacctattcacccccctctaggtgttagatacaatctagatagatcatTGGGCACTCCAAAACTTTCACTCtctagagaaagaaaataagaggAATGAGAGGGATGGgtgaatggctgtgggagagagtgAGGAGGGGTGTTGGGGTTTTATTACGATGCTATAATTGCATTTAAACCCTCCCCATTTTCATAATtgcagcagttttttttttgctgtcagacccaaagtgtaccggtacacgggattttgtaccggtacatttcctgcgcagaggcaacccgagagcaaactgttcggattttaccaaagtgtaccggtacacaccaggggtgtaccagTACATTTCTGCgaaaactcaaacccgagagcaatcccTTCTCGGGCTGCAGGgttgtaccggtgacaactcgatggttgtaccggtacactttgcccagaacaCTTAttttgcgccgttttcgattctacttcgcgccggtcgatgctaaaacccttttaacacctcttaaacttatttttaacccttccaatcttgttggaatgctaaatgggacttgtccatccatttttctcggcactttaaccaatttggctaaagttcgataatcactttcgaggtttcgatacgttacaactcatctcacacttttgggtggtaattggctctgataccaactgtaacgCCTTGACTtcccagagggtcacccatcttaggactactcccgtcttAGTACGCTTagctctcttaacctcttgggcctaaccaacgcccaaaatgcttaagccgggttaagagattagccttattatatcttatacatACAACTATCTGGGGTCTCGCAAGTTGAGCGAGTGGagagtggcttttgcctgaggtccttagaccgacacggcggtatAGATTGGATACATTTGGACTTTTCATCCGgatgacgcatatagctatagtagcggttgttacATGCTTATTTACAATTCTTCTATCTTTATAGTTACATTGCTATTGTAAGTCTTTCTTTACCTATACATGGTTACCGGTGAGTATGCTTggcttcgtcggcttgcggtacccactggaagACCTTTGTTGGTTTCTTACCCTCATTTCTCGACAGGTGATATAGGTAGGATTGGTCAGGACACAGTATGAGGCTGTAGCTAGTGGGCGATCTTAGACGTCTCGATCTCGGTATACATTTTGACTATACTTCATATTTAACATAAGTCATATATGTGTCAGTATAGTTTAACCTCTATACTTGTTAGTAGTTGTTCTTATATGGTTCAGTTGATGGTTTTTTATTCACGGATTCTTGGATGACGTATTTATGAGTTTTTGGTTGCTTACGGTTTTAGAAtattcgtgatttttggacatATGGctttggattcggatttcgaaatgtggttttctacccctcgtgttAGTGTTTTCAAAATAAGGTGTCTCTGTGggaaataattttcaaaatagtttttcatgcttttcacaaagttaaaatttcaaagaaaTAGTTTTCGTGTGGGAGACACTTTTAACTATTAGGATGAATATGGAATGGATGTGACTAAGGAGGGCTAGCTGTATGTTGAAATGAGTTGATCCTTGTACATCCTATTGTTGTGTGTGTGAATAGAGATCTGGTTGTTCAATTGTACTATGCGCTACGtcatgcaaatacaggggagactctatctatttgtttcaaaaatttctgtatttgtggcgggtttgTTGCACGTCTTGAGGGtctagattaaaaaaaaaaaaagggcagtTTCTCGCTGACTCTGATTTATAAAGATAGCTCGATTTCAAATTAGCTTTCAaaaaggaccccggggcgtgatagtTCTTGATGTAGCAGATCTCCTCAAAAAATTGGAGATCCTAGACGTTGTTGGCAGTGGCAAAGTTGACGTCGCTGGATAGTGCTCGAGGTGGTCGATAGCGATGTTGCACCGGTGCACACAGGGTCGAGAAAATCGGCAGCCGAGAAGGTTGGGGGCGAAACTGACGGTGATTTGGGGATAGGGTCGGAGCTTAGAGAGGACGCCTAGGAAGAAAGATGAGAGAAGAGTGGTGAAGGAGAGGGAAGAACTCGAGCTCACGCGAGATAGGAGAGAGGTAGGGaacctagttagttaattcgcgaattattcacgaattatttgcgaattattcgcaaattattaaaaatccaaattaaacggtccgtttacgaatttttcccaaagaaagagaattattcgcaaatttttgggccagccaaattattcacaaattatttccGAATTATTcccaaattattgaaaatatgaaaaaaaaacttataatttttatttttaaatataaattatcttatattttatatctaatattttatactttataccgaatccgttttttaggccgaatttttcaacgaatttaaaaattagaaaataaattttatgcgtattatatccgtaccgaatttttgccgaatccaaattaactaactatggtagggaaaagggggagaaggtgAAGGGTGTTCGTGTGAGATGGACCCAGCTGGTTGGGTTTGAGTTTAGGTTCGGGTTCGGTTTAGAATAGTATTGGGGTCAAAATAGATGTATTTAGTATAAAATTATTAGTCAGTAAAAAAAGTATAGTCTAAAATAGATAATAACGGCTATTTGATAATTGCAGCCATTAAATTGCCGCTAAATGTccattttgttgtagtgagcgCAGAGGTTAAAGAAATTACTAGTAGGTTTGTAATGAATAATTGAAGCATTGTGTcgaataattcaaaaaaaggaaaggagtaTTAATATTGTCATTTAACAACTACATAGTGAATTAATACTTAGATCAAAAGACATTCTAATACTAAAAGGAATATTCTTGCAGTATAATATCACTTTTAATAAGTTGATATTTTAAGGTAGCAGCGCCTTGCATGCAGATAGATTATGTTTCGAATGTCCCTTTTCCTTATAAAAAACTTTGAAAGGTTGTGAATCTTTATATTGATCACATAGTATTGTTCCTATAGTGGACATTGAATCACTATTCATCATATAAAATACATGAATTTCAAATAATGTGaatattaaattcaatgatcCCGTCATATGAATAGTTTTAATATAAAGATTTGTTCTCTAAAAATAATCTTACTTTAGATTGCTTTAgataaatactattaaaaaagaaaaacatatatattggGCACATTATTTTGGGTCTTAGTTTCCTACTACTCTCTTTCATGGTTGGGAGTCATGTTCACAATTCTCTGGATTGAAGGCTAGTTGTGATTGCAGCACATCAAAAGTAAATCGAGTATTTGCTTGTTGGTATGCCCCGAGAATACTTGAATTGTCCTGTGGCAACATTGCAAAGCAAAATATTCCCTTCGTCCATGCAATGAGGAACAACTCTCGCCACATGATATGCATTTGGGCCCCTTGTAAATGTAATGTTATGCTCGGCATTAAGCTCTCATAACTTGGTTGGAAAAGCCAACAAAGTTTAAGATTTGTCTTGTACCTCTGTGGGTCCACTTCAACCAATTTCTTATGGCGGAAATAATCTCTAAGCTCTTTCCTCACTCGTTCAAAAGCTGGAGTTATTAGGTAAGTGATGAATGAGCCGGAGTCCACATAGAACCCGCCCGACCCATTCGGCTTTCGTGCGAACATTCTTGGCTCAAACCCAAGTCGTTTGTTACCAACACTAATGTCATTTAAAGTAATGTAATAGAAGCACACACCTTGTATGGGTATTATCGGTGTGGTTTGGACTGGCCCTCTTTGCACAATGTTGCTTCCGAATCGTAAAAAGCTTATACTGTTTGAACCTACCGGGGGAAGACAATATGAAAAGCGCCCCTGGCTGCCATGATTGATAAGTTGTCTTGTAAATGATTCCTCGGACAAACCTAATGCCATTACTCCTGATGGATAACCATGGTGGTCACTAGTTAAATGTGTATCATGTGAGCAGCCAAAGGCAAGCCCTTCAACAAACTCGAGGTGGCCACCATGGCTCGAATGGAAGCCAAAGGTGTCTTTTGAGAGCGTGCCAATTGTCCGGGACCCACCAATATAGCTGATCTGGTAGTGGCAACGGTTGTTGATGCAATGGTAATATCTTTGTGGGCAAGGGTTCTGGTCAGAGCAGGATACATCAACAAAGGAAGGGGATTGGCGAGGGTCGAAGTAAGGTTCATTTTGCACATAGCAATTGATGCATGGCTTGCATTGGGTCCAAGTAAGATAACTGCCTGTATCTAGGTCTAAATGGTAGCCAATGCTACCATTTCCAGTGCCAATTGTCACAAAAACCATGTACAATGCTTGATAGTAAATGATAGGGGGGCGAATAGTGGTTATTTCATGGCCAACAGGCGTTGGTTCAACATTGTTCAGTTTGAGGAATCGATTTTCAGAAAGGCGGAGGGACTCTTCAAAGCGTTGTGAATCGGTGAGGTTAGGGTTGTAAATTGGGGACCGAGGAGAGTGATGATATATGAGCTCAAAGCTTAAGATTCTTTTAAGTGCTACAATAGTttcaaaggaaaagagaaggatggacattaaaagaagaaagataaCATATGAATGGATAACTTTGCCCATGGTTGATATTTTGCAAAGAAGTAAATCATAGAAGACATGAAAagatttatacatatatatatatatatatatatatagtagggctactgtgctattaggagcacagctgcccttgtgctcctaagttcttaaccgtccatcaaatttgatgggtggttaggatgaatGGGAGAagagaaaatggagagaaattgagaaactcaatttctctctattttctcttttccttttcaccCTAAAACCAACACTATCAAATTGAATGGCAGTTAAAACTTAACACAAGTGCATGCTGTGCTCTTAATACAAGTATccctactatatatagtatatatatatatatataatataaataatataatgataaaaatagataaagctaaaaaatttaacaggcgaaaaaaataaaaaagaaaatccaaaagATATCTgatgtaaggaaaaaaaatctggGATTCAATCGCAATCCCAACTACAAAATGACTTCtctaaaatggaaaaaaaatctGTGGATCAATAGAATCCACTACAAAATACTTCTCTAAAATAAAAGAGTTTTAAATATCTAAGTTTTTTTTGGAGGCTTTTTTTCGATTACAATTTTCAGtgaattgtaaaaaatttaacaaacctaattaattaaaacacataaatttaaatc encodes the following:
- the LOC109720344 gene encoding aspartic proteinase CDR1-like; protein product: MGKVIHSYVIFLLLMSILLFSFETIVALKRILSFELIYHHSPRSPIYNPNLTDSQRFEESLRLSENRFLKLNNVEPTPVGHEITTIRPPIIYYQALYMVFVTIGTGNGSIGYHLDLDTGSYLTWTQCKPCINCYVQNEPYFDPRQSPSFVDVSCSDQNPCPQRYYHCINNRCHYQISYIGGSRTIGTLSKDTFGFHSSHGGHLEFVEGLAFGCSHDTHLTSDHHGYPSGVMALGLSEESFTRQLINHGSQGRFSYCLPPVGSNSISFLRFGSNIVQRGPVQTTPIIPIQGVCFYYITLNDISVGNKRLGFEPRMFARKPNGSGGFYVDSGSFITYLITPAFERVRKELRDYFRHKKLVEVDPQRYKTNLKLCWLFQPSYESLMPSITLHLQGAQMHIMWRELFLIAWTKGIFCFAMLPQDNSSILGAYQQANTRFTFDVLQSQLAFNPENCEHDSQP